The DNA sequence GCCTCACCGAACTGTACGGCCAGTGGCTGCCGGACAGATACGCCGTCGCACGCGCGCACAACGATTGCGAACTTCGATCGGCCCTCGACGACGACCCGGACGTCCTGCTCCTCGAAAAGAGTCTCCCCGGCGTCGACTGCGAGGCGGTGGTCGAATACGTCGCCGAATCCTGTCGAACGATAGTCCTCGTCGGTGATCGACCGGGCGTCGACCTCCTCGAACTGAGCTGCGACGACGTGCTCCAGAAACCGATCGTTCGCGAGACGGCGATCGATGCCATCGACGAACAGCTGTCCCGCAGGGGCGAGCCCGCGGACGATCGAGAGCGGGCGGCGCTCGCCGCCAGGCGATCGCTCCTCGAATCCGTTCACTCGCGGGAGCGCCTCGAAGCGGACCCGAGGTACCGCGAGGCACGATCGGAGGGAGAGTCGTTCAACCCGTCCCGCGACGGCTGACGGTCACGCATTCGGTCCGTAGGGTCCGATCACGGTAACTTACCGCGAGGTAACTATCCGACGTACGTTTTGGTTAGCTCGAATATAAGTTTCGGCCGTCCGACTCCCACCCGTGGGGATCGATGGAATCGATACAAATCGACTCGGGGGGAGCGGAGCACGGCAGACAGGACTCGATCGAGGCGGATCCCCCTGATTCGTTCGCGTCACTTTCGAGGGACAGCCTCTTCGAAGTCCTGTCGAACGCACGGCGTCGGTCGATAATCGCGTACCTGAACGGCACCGACACCGAGACGGTGACGGTTCGCGACCTCGCCGAACAGATCGCCGCCTGGGAAAACGGCATCTCGGTCGCCGAGGTAACCTACAAGGAACGAAAGCGGGTGTACACGTCGCTCTACCAGCTACACCTCGAAAAACTCCACCGATTGGGCATCGTCAGGTACGATCAGGACAGGGGAATCGTCGAGCAGACGCCGATCACCGCGCAACTGGAGTCGTATCTGGATACCGATGTCGACGACGAGGACGACGGCGGCACCTGGGCGCGACTGTCGCTCGCCATCTCGACCGGCTGTGCCGTGATCGTCCTTCTCGCCTGGGTCCTTCCCGTCGGCTCGGTAAACGGGTTCGGTATCGCGTCACTCATCGCCGTCGCCTTCCTCGTCGTGTCGATCGCGCAGGTCCTCGACGAACACGACGGGTAACGTGAGCCGACGTCGATCCGGGCGGGAGTCGGGCCGACCCGCTCTCGAGTCCGCCACGTCCGACCGTCGACCCGCCGGTTGGATCGGTCGATCGCAAGCCGGAAGCTGTGGTCACCACTCGCAATCCCGACGCTGTGGCTACAAGTACCACAAGCCGGACTGGGCTCACAGATCCAGTTCCATCTCGTGTTCCCCACGGTTGCGCGCCGTCGTCTCGAAACCGGCCGATCGGTAGAGGTTCATCGCGATCCGATTGTTTCGATCGACGGTCAGCCAGACGTGGGTCAGCCCGTTGTCCTGGCCGTGTCTGAGCAGGCCCCGGATGAGATGGGTGCCGATTCCGGCTGACTGGTACGTCGGCCGGACGAAAATCGCCAGTTCGGCCGTCTCGTCGTACGGCACCAGGACGGCGTGCCCGACCACGTCGTCCCCGTGTCTCGCGACGGTGTTCAGCCCGTCTTCGAGGAGGCCGTCGATCCACTCCCGCGTCCGGGACTCGTCCCTCGGCGGCAACCCCTGCGATCGCGAGTCGTCGTCGAAGTGGCCGTACATCTCCACCAGCGGTTCGGGGCCGCCATCGTACTCGCTAACCGTGATCGTTCGCCCCTCCCGATCGGTGACCGTCGTCGGTGGACGCGGGAACTGGGACGGATAGTCGGACGTGGTCGCCATGTCCAGTACTCGGGGTCGCCCCTCCCTAAGCGTAGCCCGGATTCCCGATTGCTGGGAGCGGTGGCGTCCGAACCGATCGCACCACGGTACCGCCGCAATCACTGCCGACTCGACAGCGGTGACGGAATCGTCTCGCCCCGCCGACGTGTGATCGAGGACTCCTTGCGAATCAACCCCTCAGTATGAGGTAGTTCTCCGGCATCAGTACGATCACAGGATGCGTTTCGGAATCACACCCGTTCACCTCCCCGACGATCGACCCGGCTGGATCGCCGCTCTCGGTCCGATCGTCGCCGTCCTGTTCGTCGGCGGATTCGTCGCGTATCTCCTGACCGAGTGGCCGCGGATCGCGACCGATCCGGCGTTCTTCCAGCACACGGGCTGGTACGTCCTCCAGGGCGGCGTCCCGTACGTCGACGTCTGGGACGTGAACCCGCCGGTTCCGTTCGCCATCACGGCCGCGCTCGCCGCCGTCTCCGGCGGGGACATGCTCGTCCTGCACGGTCTGAGCGTGGCGCTCACCGTGCTCGTCGCCGCCGCGAGCGTCATGCTCGTCGGGTGGGTGGCATACCTCGTGACCGGGCAGAACGCGGCCGCGATCGCCGCCGGCCTCACGATGCTCGTCGTCCCGGAACTCTTCGTGCTCCCGTTGCTGGGGGTCCGATCGCAGTTCTATTCGCTGTTCTTCGGGACCCTGGCGCTCGCGCTGGTCCTTCGCGATCGGCCGTTCCTCGCGGGGGCCGCGGCGGCGCTAAGCGCCGGGTCGTGGCAGGCGGGAGCGGTCTTCGCACCGTTGGTCGTCGGGATCGCCGCCCAGCGGATCGGCCCGAACGCCGCGCTCCGGGCGATCACGGGCGGCGGCGTCGTGACCGGACTCGTCGTTCTCGCGTTCGCGGCCGCGGGCGCGCTCGTTCCGATGATCGTCCAGGCGATCGTCGCGCCGCTGGCTGCGGGATCGTCGTCCACCCTGGCCGAGCACGTCTACTCGATCCTGCTGGTGTTCGGCTACGGATCTCTGCTCCTCCCGGTGGCGCTGTTCGGCTGGGTCTACGCCGCCGTCCGCGACCTTCGCGACCAGTGGTGGGTGCCGACGGGCGGGTTGCTCCTCGGCCTCCAGGTGCTGTTCGTCGATATGGACGGCGCGACGGACACGTTTCTCTGGCTCGCGTTCGTCGCGATCGGCGTGGCAATCGCCGTCGATCCCCTGCTGACGCACGCGTATCGATCGGTGACGGCGGTGACCGATCGTCGACCGACCGCCGCGATCCGACCGAACCGCCGACTGCTGTCGATCGTCGCGGTCGTCGCCGTCGCCGGGCTCCTCGTCCTTTCGGGGCTCGTCTGGAACACCGGCTCGCCGTCCGTGAAGTCGACGCTCACGTCGATGGAGCAGGAGGCCGAGCCGGAGGGCGAGACGCCGTCGGTAACGCCTGGCGACGCGGACGTTCCGTCGATGCGGACCATCTACTGGGAGCAACTCGAACCCGAGACCTGCCACTACCGGTTGAGCTGGAACGAAGTACGATGGGTCGCGATGACCGACGATCGACTGGACAGACGACAGTGCGACGGGTGGCCGAGTCGTCTCGATCGCGCCAGCGGAGAGCGGTCGCTCGGCAATCCCGGTCTCGGATAGATTTAGCCACTCCCACCGCGTATTTATCAGTGTTCGAATCCTGACGGTGAACGATCGACGCCCGGCTGCGGCCGTGACGGGCAGTTGAGCGGTGAATCGACACCGCCGACCGGGGCGCGATCGGCCGGGATACCGAGCCCGAACCGCCGAACACACGTGCGCCTCACGAGTTTGTTCGGCGCAAAAGTAGTCCCGGGCGGATTCGAACCGCCGTCCTGAGCTATCTTCCGTGACGGATCGAACCGGACACGTCCAAAGGCTCAGATGATTGGCCACTACACCACGGGACTTCTCACGGTGTTCGACGCCCCGCGTACCTCGCAGTTCGTACGGAACTGCTCACCACCACGGGACTTCGTGTCCGGTCTAATCACTCGTCGGTACAATAGTGTTACTTTTCATCCCGGGACGGAGCGCGGATCTCACCTGCTTCCACCCTCCGGTGGCACGGCCGACAGAGGGTGATCACGTTCGCCAGCGTGTGCGCCTCCGCCGGCCGATCGAACTCGCGAACGGGTGTCAGATGATGCACGTCCGGGTTCTGGCCGAGTTCGTCCGGTCCGGCACCGCACTGTTGGCACTCGTACCTGTCTCGCTCGAGGGTCTGCCGTCGAACCCGCCACCACGACCGACCGTATTCGATCGGACCACCCTCCCACTGGTGGTGAGCCGGTCCGACGACGTTCTCGGAGAGCCAGTCGCCGTAGCACTCGAGCGTACAGAATACGCCACGACTCCGATTCGCCGCTCTGGACGGGACGACGTCGAATTCCGCCCCACAGTACCGACAGGGTACGGACACGCGTTCTCCCGGTTCCGATGGGTTTTCGGGTAGAAGTCCGTCAGTCCCCCTGACACAATCGGGACAGTACGTCCCAATTTTGTTCGATGGATAGAACGAAAACGAGTCACCGCAGGTTGCACACGTCCCGGTCTCGCTCGCGTCGCTCCAGTTCCCGTTGTGCTCACCCGCGTTCGGATCGCAGTCGTCGCAGTACTCCAGCCGCGATTTCGGATCGTAAAACGCCGTCCCACACCCCTTGCAGGTCCGGTTCGGCAGCGGTTCACCGTGCACTTTCGTATGGTGCTGGCGCATCCCCTGTTCCGTCCGGAGGGATTTTCCGCACGTCGGACAGTCCATGTGCCAGTTCGCCGCACCATCCCGGATAAATTCGCGGCCCAAACCCGTATCGATCGCGTCGCTCATCTGGCTCATCGACGAGATGACCACCGCGACCGGATCAGGACCGCCGCGACGACGATCGAGCAACGACAGGACCGTCTCGAAGCGATCGTCGAGGACCGCAACCGGGTCGACGCCCGTGTCCCGGAGATCGACGTCGCGGCGACCGATACCGATCTCCGGGTCATCGGCCGTCGACCGAGATTCCGCTCGCGGTGTGAGTTAACGACGTACGTTTTTGACCTCGGAGCCCGTACCGGAAATATGGCACGCCACGTTCTGGTTCCGATCGACGGCTCGGGGCAGTCATGGAAGGCGTTCGAGTACGCGCTGTCGAACCACGAGGGGAGCACGATCACCACGCTCTCCGTGATCCATCCGGCGCACGGACTGTTTACGGATGCGGACGACCACGGTCTCTTTGCCCCCGACGACGGCGGACTGTTCGATTCGGGGGCGCGCGAGCAGGCCGAGGACGCCGGCGAGGAACTGCGCGAAGCGGCCCGGCGGCGGTTCGAGGATGCCGATCCCGTGGATACGACGCTTGAGACAGTGGTCGAAGCGGGGCGGCCCGCGAACACGATCGTCGACTACGCGGACGAACACGACGTCGACGGGATCGTCATCGGGAGTCACGGCCGCGACGGCGCCTCGCGGGTGCTCCTCGGCAGCGTCGCCGAAACGGTCACCAGACGGGCTGGCGTGCCGGTGACGATCGTCCGGTAACCGATCGATCGGGAAAATACGGAGGGTCGATCCGTCGAACGCCGCTACAGGTAGTCCTCGGCCGCGAGTCGTTCGATCCCTTCTTTCAGCCGTTCTTCGCTCGCGGCGTAGGAGATCCGGGCGTAGCCCGGGGTCCCGAAGGCGCTGCCGGGAACCGTGGCGACGTGGGCGTCCTCGATCGCGCCCTCACACCAGGACTGATCGTCGTCGGCGACCGGGAGCATCATGTAGAACGCACCCTCCGGTACGGCGACGTCGACATCGTGGTCGTCGAGCAGGTCGACGACGAGGTCCCGGCGCTCGCGGAAGGCCTGCACCATCCGGTCGACGGCGGTGTCGGTGTTCTCGAGCGCCTCGATCCCCGCGTGCTGGACGAAGTTGACGGCCGAGGACACCGAGTGGCTGTGAAGCTTGCCGGCCTGGTCGATCAGGTCCTCGGGGCCGGCGAAGTAGCCGAGTCGCCAGCCGGTCATCGAGTAGGCCTTCGAGAAACCGTTGACCGTCACGGTCCGATCGGCCATCCCCTCGAGCGTCCCCAGGCTGGTGGGCTCGACGCCGTAGGTGATCTCCTTGTAGATCTCGTCGGAGATGACGGTGACGTCGTGTTCGACGGCCAGGTCACGGACGCCCTCGAGGGCCGCGTCGGAGTAGACGGCGCCGGTCGGGTTCGACGGCGAGTTGACGATCAGCAGTTCGGTGTCGTCCGAAACGGCGGCTTCGAGGTCGTCGAGCGCGGGCTCGAGCTGGAAGTCCGACTCGGAGAGGTCGACCCGGGTAAGATCGCCGCCGGCCATCTTCACCATCGCCTCGTAGGAGACCCACGCGGGGTCGAGCAGGACGACTTCGTCGCC is a window from the Halosolutus amylolyticus genome containing:
- a CDS encoding winged helix-turn-helix transcriptional regulator translates to MVDQEPGIPNDARIALDVLSLLSKKWHPIVIVTLDRRGPLGFNELLESIPNLSGKVLTETLEALSETDVVDRTVVSESPLRVEYDLTEAGRDMRPIFDALAEWGTRHLEASPPTILIADADRRLTELYGQWLPDRYAVARAHNDCELRSALDDDPDVLLLEKSLPGVDCEAVVEYVAESCRTIVLVGDRPGVDLLELSCDDVLQKPIVRETAIDAIDEQLSRRGEPADDRERAALAARRSLLESVHSRERLEADPRYREARSEGESFNPSRDG
- a CDS encoding helix-turn-helix domain-containing protein codes for the protein MESIQIDSGGAEHGRQDSIEADPPDSFASLSRDSLFEVLSNARRRSIIAYLNGTDTETVTVRDLAEQIAAWENGISVAEVTYKERKRVYTSLYQLHLEKLHRLGIVRYDQDRGIVEQTPITAQLESYLDTDVDDEDDGGTWARLSLAISTGCAVIVLLAWVLPVGSVNGFGIASLIAVAFLVVSIAQVLDEHDG
- a CDS encoding GNAT family N-acetyltransferase, producing the protein MATTSDYPSQFPRPPTTVTDREGRTITVSEYDGGPEPLVEMYGHFDDDSRSQGLPPRDESRTREWIDGLLEDGLNTVARHGDDVVGHAVLVPYDETAELAIFVRPTYQSAGIGTHLIRGLLRHGQDNGLTHVWLTVDRNNRIAMNLYRSAGFETTARNRGEHEMELDL
- a CDS encoding DolP-mannose mannosyltransferase, encoding MRFGITPVHLPDDRPGWIAALGPIVAVLFVGGFVAYLLTEWPRIATDPAFFQHTGWYVLQGGVPYVDVWDVNPPVPFAITAALAAVSGGDMLVLHGLSVALTVLVAAASVMLVGWVAYLVTGQNAAAIAAGLTMLVVPELFVLPLLGVRSQFYSLFFGTLALALVLRDRPFLAGAAAALSAGSWQAGAVFAPLVVGIAAQRIGPNAALRAITGGGVVTGLVVLAFAAAGALVPMIVQAIVAPLAAGSSSTLAEHVYSILLVFGYGSLLLPVALFGWVYAAVRDLRDQWWVPTGGLLLGLQVLFVDMDGATDTFLWLAFVAIGVAIAVDPLLTHAYRSVTAVTDRRPTAAIRPNRRLLSIVAVVAVAGLLVLSGLVWNTGSPSVKSTLTSMEQEAEPEGETPSVTPGDADVPSMRTIYWEQLEPETCHYRLSWNEVRWVAMTDDRLDRRQCDGWPSRLDRASGERSLGNPGLG
- a CDS encoding HNH endonuclease, whose amino-acid sequence is MDCPTCGKSLRTEQGMRQHHTKVHGEPLPNRTCKGCGTAFYDPKSRLEYCDDCDPNAGEHNGNWSDASETGTCATCGDSFSFYPSNKIGTYCPDCVRGTDGLLPENPSEPGERVSVPCRYCGAEFDVVPSRAANRSRGVFCTLECYGDWLSENVVGPAHHQWEGGPIEYGRSWWRVRRQTLERDRYECQQCGAGPDELGQNPDVHHLTPVREFDRPAEAHTLANVITLCRPCHRRVEAGEIRAPSRDEK
- a CDS encoding universal stress protein — encoded protein: MARHVLVPIDGSGQSWKAFEYALSNHEGSTITTLSVIHPAHGLFTDADDHGLFAPDDGGLFDSGAREQAEDAGEELREAARRRFEDADPVDTTLETVVEAGRPANTIVDYADEHDVDGIVIGSHGRDGASRVLLGSVAETVTRRAGVPVTIVR
- a CDS encoding pyridoxal phosphate-dependent aminotransferase — its product is MTMEFTDRVTRVEPSATLAISALATELENEGADVVDLSVGEPDFPTPENIVQAGKDAMDAGHTGYTTSAGIIDLREAIADKLADAGLEHTTDEVIVTPGAKQALYEIVQALIEDGDEVVLLDPAWVSYEAMVKMAGGDLTRVDLSESDFQLEPALDDLEAAVSDDTELLIVNSPSNPTGAVYSDAALEGVRDLAVEHDVTVISDEIYKEITYGVEPTSLGTLEGMADRTVTVNGFSKAYSMTGWRLGYFAGPEDLIDQAGKLHSHSVSSAVNFVQHAGIEALENTDTAVDRMVQAFRERRDLVVDLLDDHDVDVAVPEGAFYMMLPVADDDQSWCEGAIEDAHVATVPGSAFGTPGYARISYAASEERLKEGIERLAAEDYL